In Listeria monocytogenes, the following proteins share a genomic window:
- a CDS encoding serine hydrolase, protein MFYKTKQSLDQLVQNGSTPGISYQIKTNYLEENNIMGLKSVFPEAEILPRTTENIYDIASLTKVIATTTRILQLIEQQRFQLNDPIQMYLPDFRYNNVTIMHLLTHSSGLAQNIPNFSMNTPEDVMRYVYATPQINAPGTSVTYADANFLLLGYLISKIDGNYETSIQNNILEPLSMTDTSFHPANKKQVIPTELDQTRGLIQGDVHDFKAWTAKSGTGHAGLFSTLSDLSKFRDALMLQHGAPILSEKTWHLMQINHTPGLNRSRGLGWDLRGESVLYHTGFTGTFMVLDLKHQASLIVLSNRVHPSRANPNFVDKRDSIVDTFLEEVTKKKEV, encoded by the coding sequence ATGTTCTACAAAACGAAGCAATCACTAGATCAACTCGTCCAAAACGGCTCCACTCCGGGAATTAGTTATCAAATTAAAACTAATTATCTGGAAGAAAATAACATCATGGGATTAAAATCCGTTTTTCCAGAAGCAGAAATCTTACCAAGAACAACAGAAAACATTTATGATATCGCTTCTTTGACCAAAGTAATTGCTACGACTACTCGTATTTTGCAACTTATCGAACAACAAAGATTCCAATTAAACGACCCTATTCAAATGTATTTGCCAGATTTCCGGTACAATAATGTTACGATTATGCATTTACTCACACATAGCTCTGGGCTCGCGCAAAATATCCCTAACTTTTCCATGAACACACCAGAAGACGTTATGCGTTATGTGTATGCCACACCTCAAATTAATGCTCCCGGAACATCGGTCACTTACGCCGATGCAAATTTTCTTTTACTCGGTTATTTGATTAGCAAAATAGACGGCAATTATGAAACATCTATTCAAAACAATATTTTAGAACCCCTGAGTATGACAGATACAAGTTTTCATCCCGCAAATAAAAAACAAGTTATCCCAACCGAGCTTGACCAAACACGCGGTTTAATTCAAGGTGATGTACATGATTTTAAAGCTTGGACCGCCAAATCAGGCACAGGACATGCCGGGCTTTTTAGCACCCTAAGCGATCTTTCCAAATTCCGGGATGCGCTCATGTTACAACACGGTGCTCCAATTCTTTCTGAAAAAACATGGCACCTCATGCAAATAAATCATACGCCGGGCCTAAATAGAAGTCGCGGACTAGGCTGGGACCTCCGCGGTGAGTCCGTCTTATACCACACCGGATTCACTGGTACTTTTATGGTGCTCGATTTGAAACACCAAGCCAGTTTAATCGTTCTTTCTAACCGTGTCCACCCAAGTCGCGCCAACCCAAATTTCGTAGATAAAAGAGACAGCATAGTTGATACTTTTTTAGAAGAAGTTACAAAGAAAAAAGAAGTCTAG
- a CDS encoding EAL domain-containing protein: protein MKKPSVREIIDQNHFDTIYEPIVAVENTQIFGYESLTRLKTDHWNAISDFIEEAEQDGLQKAFELLTLHNAVKRFNKNGDTPLFVNISYDTFLENQEELHDTLLDNGKIVFEFLETSKLPQERMNDLEKQLLLFQKKHETKFAIDDFGSGYADLHRVFAHHSDFVKTDRLLLRDLFESDGKKIFFEQLHNYVKKHHKSLIVEGVETKEQLAFLQEIGIPYAQGYYFH from the coding sequence ATGAAAAAGCCCTCCGTACGTGAGATTATTGATCAAAATCACTTTGATACAATATATGAACCGATAGTTGCTGTAGAAAATACACAAATTTTCGGCTATGAGTCACTCACCCGCTTGAAAACAGATCACTGGAATGCGATTAGTGATTTTATTGAAGAAGCGGAACAGGATGGTCTGCAAAAAGCATTTGAGCTGCTCACGCTTCATAACGCAGTGAAACGCTTTAACAAAAACGGAGACACGCCACTATTTGTCAATATTTCGTATGATACATTTTTAGAAAATCAAGAAGAGTTGCACGATACCCTTCTTGATAACGGGAAAATAGTTTTTGAATTTTTGGAAACATCCAAGTTACCACAAGAACGAATGAACGACTTAGAAAAACAACTGCTCCTATTCCAGAAAAAACACGAGACTAAATTTGCTATTGATGATTTTGGCTCCGGTTATGCGGATTTGCATCGCGTTTTTGCGCACCATTCTGATTTTGTCAAAACCGATCGCTTACTACTACGAGATTTATTTGAGAGCGATGGCAAAAAAATCTTCTTTGAGCAACTTCATAATTACGTTAAAAAGCATCATAAATCCTTAATTGTCGAGGGAGTGGAAACAAAAGAGCAGCTAGCATTCCTTCAAGAAATCGGCATTCCCTATGCGCAAGGTTATTATTTTCATTAA
- a CDS encoding NAD-dependent malic enzyme, whose translation MTLKPGFDYMNNPLLNKGTAFSKEERASYQLDGLLPPIIETIEQQAVRIETQIENLETPLHKHQLLTNLYNENRTLYYYVVTKNVTDYLPIIYTPTIGDAVIQYHKDYTAPDEALFIDAFAPEKLSASIKNYAKNNPNIDMIVITDGEGVLGIGDWGVNGVKIAVGKLAVYTVAAGLAPDRVLPVVIDAGTNNETLLNDPLYLGNKRPRLSESEYDAFIASFVNVMKEVFPKAILHWEDFGRANASRILHNYRDKICTFNDDIQGTGAMVVAAVLATIQVSKIPLSKQKIIIFGAGTAGIGIADQLSAQWMRETGLPFESAKKHFYLVDRNGLVLDNMTDLTTGQKKYAHPSTEWSNVPTDTLENLMEAVHPTMLIGCSGVTGAFKESIVKKMTQYTERPAILPLSNPTKLAEATASDLIQWTDGKALIVTGSPSKPVEYQHTTYEIGQANNALLYPGLGLGALVTRAKYITDGMLAAASMAVAEQILPNKAGAALLPHVRTLRETSRAVAIAVANQAIKENIHQVELTNVTEAIEREMWQPIYKGV comes from the coding sequence ATGACTTTAAAACCAGGTTTTGACTATATGAATAATCCATTATTAAATAAAGGAACCGCTTTTTCAAAAGAAGAAAGAGCAAGCTATCAATTGGACGGATTACTGCCACCAATTATCGAAACAATTGAACAACAAGCCGTGCGCATCGAGACGCAAATAGAAAATTTAGAAACACCTTTACATAAACATCAGCTTTTAACAAACTTATACAATGAAAATCGCACCCTCTACTATTATGTCGTCACAAAAAACGTGACTGACTATTTGCCAATTATTTATACACCAACTATCGGCGACGCTGTTATCCAGTACCATAAAGATTACACTGCGCCGGATGAAGCATTATTTATTGATGCCTTTGCACCCGAAAAATTAAGCGCATCTATAAAAAACTATGCAAAAAATAATCCAAATATTGATATGATTGTCATAACAGATGGGGAAGGCGTGCTCGGAATTGGCGACTGGGGTGTGAATGGCGTGAAAATCGCTGTTGGAAAATTAGCAGTTTATACGGTTGCAGCTGGACTTGCACCAGACCGTGTTCTGCCAGTTGTTATTGACGCCGGAACGAACAACGAAACACTTCTTAACGATCCACTGTATCTAGGAAATAAACGTCCCCGCCTTTCAGAAAGTGAATATGACGCTTTTATTGCTTCTTTTGTTAATGTTATGAAAGAAGTTTTCCCGAAAGCCATCCTTCACTGGGAAGACTTTGGACGCGCGAATGCAAGTCGTATTCTGCATAATTACCGCGATAAAATTTGTACATTTAACGATGATATTCAAGGTACTGGAGCCATGGTGGTTGCCGCTGTTCTTGCGACAATTCAAGTTTCCAAAATACCATTAAGCAAGCAAAAGATTATCATTTTCGGGGCTGGAACTGCTGGAATCGGTATCGCTGATCAACTTAGTGCTCAGTGGATGCGCGAAACTGGTCTTCCTTTTGAATCGGCGAAAAAGCATTTTTATTTAGTCGACCGAAATGGTTTAGTGCTTGATAATATGACAGACTTAACTACCGGCCAAAAGAAATATGCACATCCGTCGACTGAGTGGTCTAACGTGCCCACAGATACGTTAGAAAACTTAATGGAAGCAGTTCATCCAACCATGTTAATCGGCTGTTCTGGTGTCACCGGTGCCTTTAAAGAAAGCATCGTCAAAAAAATGACCCAGTATACAGAACGACCAGCGATTTTGCCACTTTCTAATCCAACAAAATTGGCGGAAGCAACTGCTTCTGATTTAATTCAGTGGACAGATGGGAAAGCGCTTATTGTTACAGGTAGCCCTTCCAAACCAGTAGAGTATCAACATACTACTTATGAAATCGGTCAAGCGAACAATGCGCTTCTCTATCCGGGGCTCGGACTCGGTGCTCTTGTCACTCGTGCGAAATATATTACAGATGGTATGCTCGCTGCTGCTTCTATGGCTGTCGCTGAGCAGATTTTACCAAACAAAGCAGGCGCAGCTCTTCTACCACATGTGCGCACCCTTCGCGAAACATCGCGTGCAGTAGCCATCGCTGTCGCTAACCAAGCTATAAAAGAAAACATCCATCAAGTCGAATTAACGAATGTCACCGAAGCTATCGAGCGCGAAATGTGGCAACCTATTTATAAAGGAGTTTAG